From Acidimicrobiales bacterium, one genomic window encodes:
- the prfB gene encoding peptide chain release factor 2: MQDFTEQLAAIRTRLVEASGYLRVAELEQRQPQLEAEASRPDLWDDQERARAVTSELASVNEDLDLYHRLSGELDDVETLHEMAREEDDASLEGEIAEAAAALETQLDGLEMRSLFTGEFDERDAVCQIKSGEGGTDAQDWAEMLMRMYNRWADRRGFDVEITAVSEGTEAGLNNVEFILKGRHAYGLMQAEHGVHRLVRISPFNNEGKRQTAFAAVQVAPFFEEVSSEIEIDEKELRIDTYRSSGAGGQHVNVTDSAVRITHLPTGLVTSCQNERSQHQNKDRAMQMMASKLLDLERKKRDDEIAGITGEQQNVGFGSQIRSYVMQPYQMVKDLRTEHETAQVDVVLGGDVEPFMEAWLRWTRARAESQ; the protein is encoded by the coding sequence CCCAGCTCGAAGCGGAGGCGTCGCGGCCCGACCTCTGGGACGACCAGGAGAGGGCGCGCGCCGTCACATCGGAGCTCGCGTCGGTCAACGAGGACCTCGACCTCTATCACCGACTGTCCGGGGAGCTCGACGACGTCGAGACGTTGCACGAGATGGCCCGTGAGGAGGATGACGCGTCCCTCGAGGGCGAGATCGCCGAGGCGGCCGCCGCGTTGGAGACACAACTCGACGGGCTCGAGATGCGCTCGCTGTTCACCGGTGAGTTCGACGAGCGCGACGCCGTGTGCCAGATCAAGTCGGGTGAGGGCGGCACCGATGCGCAGGACTGGGCCGAGATGCTCATGCGGATGTACAACCGCTGGGCCGATCGTCGCGGGTTCGACGTCGAGATCACTGCGGTGTCCGAGGGCACCGAGGCCGGCCTCAACAATGTCGAGTTCATCCTGAAGGGACGCCACGCCTACGGCCTCATGCAGGCCGAACACGGCGTGCATCGCCTGGTGCGGATCTCGCCGTTCAACAACGAAGGGAAGCGGCAGACGGCATTCGCCGCGGTGCAGGTTGCGCCGTTCTTCGAGGAGGTCTCCTCCGAGATCGAGATCGACGAGAAGGAGCTGCGCATCGACACCTACCGCTCCTCGGGCGCCGGCGGTCAGCACGTCAACGTGACCGACTCGGCGGTGCGCATCACCCACCTGCCCACGGGCCTGGTCACCAGCTGCCAGAACGAGCGCAGCCAGCACCAGAACAAGGACCGCGCCATGCAGATGATGGCGTCGAAGCTCCTCGATCTCGAGCGCAAGAAGCGCGACGACGAGATCGCCGGCATCACCGGTGAGCAGCAGAACGTGGGCTTCGGCAGCCAGATCCGCAGCTATGTGATGCAGCCGTACCAGATGGTCAAGGACCTGCGGACCGAGCACGAGACGGCCCAGGTCGATGTGGTCCTCGGCGGTGACGTCGAACCGTTCATGGAGGCGTGGCTGCGATGGACCCGCGCCAGGGCCGAGTCGCAGTAG